The Syntrophotalea acetylenivorans genome contains the following window.
AGTCACTGCTTCCTTAATGTCAAAAGACCCGCTTCGAATGCGGCGCAAAGAGCTAAGATGAGCAGCGGTGTTCAGCTTGCGGCCAAGGTCATGGCAGAGGGTTCGAATATATGTCCCTTTGCTGCATTCTACCTCAAAAGAGAGACTCGGCAACGCCAAATCATTAACTGTGATTCGATGGATATGTACAGACCGGGCCGGCCTTTCAATCTCTATCCCCTGACGAGCTAAACGGTGGAGCGCAACCCCTTTGATCTTAATCGCAGAATACATAGGTGGAATCTGTTGTATTTCACCGACCATTTCCTGACAGGCCTGTAAAACGGCAGTGTCTTCAAGGTGATCAACAGGACACTGAAGGGTGATTTCACCTTCTGCATCCTGGGTAGTGGTTTCGCAACCAAACTGTAGCGTCGCCTGATAAGTTTTGTCACCCTCGACCAGAAATTGTACTACACGTGTCCCCTCCCCTACTGCCACCAACATTAAACCGGTAGCCATCGGGTCGAGAGTGCCTGAATGTCCTACCCGTCGAGTTTGACAAATTCGCCGAAGCCGCCGAACGACATCATGGGAAGTCATCCCAGCGGGTTTATCTACAATCAAAACTCCATTCATGGGTCAGGGCAGAAGGTTCTGCAGGCGGCTAAAAACCATATCCTGGATCGAAGTCAGATCACCGTTCAGGGTGGCACCAGCGGCATTATGGTGACCGCCACCGCCTAATTGGCGGGCCAGATCACCGACATTAACTTCGCCCTTAGATCGAAATCCGACCTTAAAACAGTCTTTATCGGTCTGGCGGAAAAGGAGTGCAACCTTCACGCCCTGAATAGACCGTGGGTAATTAATCAGTCCGTCGGTATGTTCCGGTCCTGTACCTGTTTCAGCCAGCATCTGTTCGGTGACGCTCACGGCGCCAAGTCGCCCACAATCGGAGATGATCATAGTTTTAAGCGCTGCGGTCAGGAGACGAAGTTGCTTTTCTGGCCGATTTTCATAAATATTCGCGGAAACGTCCCAGGGAGAAACTCCAAGAGAAACCAGTTCGGAAGCAATTTCAAAGGCTTCAGGATTGGCATTGGAATAACGAAAAGAGCCCGTATCAGTGAGTATAGCCGTATAGATGCAAGTCGCCACCGGCAATGACAGGCTGTGCCCGGCCTTTTTCAAAATGCGATAGATCAAGGCACCGGTGGCACAAGCACTCTCGTCCACATAATAAATACTGCCGAAATTTTCTGAATGAGGATGATGGTCGATGTTGACCAATGACTTACAATGATCTTTAAGGTGGCTTCCGGCGCGACGTAATTCACCGCTATCAAGGATAAAACCGGCGTCAAAGCTTTCGTTCGCCTCTAAACTGTCAACGACCATTGAAGCGCCGGGCAAGAAAGCTAGTTCGGCAGACATTCCGTCCTGGTTATAGGCCACAACTTCTTTGCCCATTTCCAGCAAAGCATTAGCCAATGCCATGGTCGAGGCAAGAGCATCACCATCCGGGTTGCCATGAGCAGCAACCAAAAATCGCTGGCCGCGGTCGATGGTGCTCAGAATGGCATCAATCATGTTCTTCCTTCTGTTTGATTTCTTGCAAAAGCGACTCGATACGATTGCCGTATTCAAGAGCAGAATCAAATTCAAAGATCAATTCCGGTACATGCCGCAACCTGAGCCTTTTGCCCAATTCTCTCCGAAGATAAGCGCTGGCACTGGTAAGCCCCTGAGTTGTTTCTCGCCGAACCTTCTCCTCACCCATAACGGTGAAATAGATACGGGCCAAACCCAGATCGGAAGTAACCTTAACTTCAGTAATCGTGACAAATCCGACCCTGGGATCCTTTAAACCTTTTAGCAAAAGGGCCGATATTTCTTTTTGAATCTGTTCCCCAACTCGTTGGGATCGTTGAGACCGCAAGGACACCTCTATGAGTAATGAAGAAATTCAACAAATCGATCAACAATCTCAGCCAAACCGATCTGTTCAATTTCGTTTTCTATATTTTCAAATAAACTATGAGCTGATGCTTCAGTGCCCGCAACTACAGCGAAACCCAGTTGAGTACTTTGTCTGAAATCCTGTAAACCCGTTTCGGCGCAGGAAACGGGGAAACGGGTTCGGCAGCGCCCAAGTATCTTTTTGACTACCGAGCGTTTTCCCTTGAGACTGGTGGTGTCAGGCACCACCAGTTCAAGACGCAAAACTCCGACAATCATAACCTACCCCAGGATCAAAGGGTCGCCTTGGTCGCTTCCATTTCAAAGGCTTCAATAACATCACCGACTTTGATGTCGTTGTAGTTCTCGAGGCTGATACCACACTCATAACCGTTGGTGACTTCTTTGACATCGTCCTTGAATCGCTTCAGGGAGCTCATTTTGCCTTCCCAAACAACGATATTGTCACGAACAAGTCGTACCTGGGCCCCTCGAACTATTTTACCGTCGGTAACGTAGCAACCGGCGATCGTGCCAACCTTGGACACATGGAAGGTCTCACGAACCTCAACGCGACCGAGTTCCTTCTCTTTGAAGATCGGGGCCAACAGGCCTTCCATGGCGTTTCGGATATCTTCAACAGCATCGTAGATAATATTGTAAAGACGAATATCGACACCGTCCAAGTCGGCCTGAGCATTAGCTTTGGGCTCGGGACGAACATTAAACCCAAGAATAATGGCATCAGAAGCCGCCGCCAGAGACACGTCACTCTCGATAATGCCACCGACAGCGCTGTGAATTACCACCAGGCGACATGCGTCCGTAGAGAGCTTGCCCAAAGTATCTTTGACCGCTTCAACGGAGCCTTGAACATCGCCCTTAATAATAACCTTAAGTTCCTTGACATCACCTTCCTGGAGACGGGCATAAAGCTGATCAAGAGAAATCTTGCTAGAACTGGCCAGCTCGGCTTCGCGCAATTTCCGTTGCCTGTGACCGGCGACGTCCTTAGCCGCTTTCTCGTTTTCTACGGCATGGAATGGTTCGCCGGCATCAGGCGTACCCGACAGCCCTGTAACTTCCACAGGGCAAGAAGGGCCAGCTTCTTCAAGCTGGCAACCACGATCATCGGTCATGGTACGAACGCGACCAAAGTTAACTCCGGAAACGATAGGATCACCGATACGCAAAGTACCTTCCTGAACCAGAACCGTAGCTACCGGTCCTCGCCCTTTATCAAGGCGCGCTTCGACGATAATCCCCTTGGCCCGTTTAATTGGGTTAGCCTGGAGCTCCAGAACTTCAGCCTGCAGCAGTATCATTTCCAGCAGGGATTCGAGGTTGGTGTGTTCCTTGGCGGAAACCTCGACAAAGATCGTGTCGCCACCCCAATCCTCGGGTACCATTTCAAACTCTGTCAGTTCCTGCTTGACCCGGTTGGGATCGGCGCCAGGCTTGTCTATCTTATTAACAGCCACGATAATTGGGACGCCGGCGGCCTTGGAGTGGTTAATCGCCTCTTTGGTTTGAGGCATCACGCCATCATCGGCTGCCACCACCAGAACTACTATATCTGTAGCCTCGGCCCCACGGGCGCGCATGGCGGTAAAGGCCTCATGGCCAGGGGTGTCAAGAAAAGTAATTTTGCGGCCATCCAGCTCAACATCGTAAGCCCCGATATGCTGAGTGATGCCTCCAGCCTCGCCAGCAGTGACATCGGTGGTGCGGATAGCATCCAGGAGGCTGGTTTTACCATGGTCAACATGTCCCATGATGGTGACC
Protein-coding sequences here:
- the truB gene encoding tRNA pseudouridine(55) synthase TruB; protein product: MNGVLIVDKPAGMTSHDVVRRLRRICQTRRVGHSGTLDPMATGLMLVAVGEGTRVVQFLVEGDKTYQATLQFGCETTTQDAEGEITLQCPVDHLEDTAVLQACQEMVGEIQQIPPMYSAIKIKGVALHRLARQGIEIERPARSVHIHRITVNDLALPSLSFEVECSKGTYIRTLCHDLGRKLNTAAHLSSLRRIRSGSFDIKEAVTLDWLEQASSKDISGKFLSLASALRDYPACEVNEEGCKKLRHGIPPLLEHLAVEPEFDEGQKVLLTSKGQALAMAHFAPSRSKEKRGDFELLRVFSGG
- a CDS encoding DHH family phosphoesterase; its protein translation is MIDAILSTIDRGQRFLVAAHGNPDGDALASTMALANALLEMGKEVVAYNQDGMSAELAFLPGASMVVDSLEANESFDAGFILDSGELRRAGSHLKDHCKSLVNIDHHPHSENFGSIYYVDESACATGALIYRILKKAGHSLSLPVATCIYTAILTDTGSFRYSNANPEAFEIASELVSLGVSPWDVSANIYENRPEKQLRLLTAALKTMIISDCGRLGAVSVTEQMLAETGTGPEHTDGLINYPRSIQGVKVALLFRQTDKDCFKVGFRSKGEVNVGDLARQLGGGGHHNAAGATLNGDLTSIQDMVFSRLQNLLP
- the rbfA gene encoding 30S ribosome-binding factor RbfA, producing MRSQRSQRVGEQIQKEISALLLKGLKDPRVGFVTITEVKVTSDLGLARIYFTVMGEEKVRRETTQGLTSASAYLRRELGKRLRLRHVPELIFEFDSALEYGNRIESLLQEIKQKEEHD
- a CDS encoding DUF503 domain-containing protein gives rise to the protein MIVGVLRLELVVPDTTSLKGKRSVVKKILGRCRTRFPVSCAETGLQDFRQSTQLGFAVVAGTEASAHSLFENIENEIEQIGLAEIVDRFVEFLHYS
- the infB gene encoding translation initiation factor IF-2; the encoded protein is MGDKMRVYELAQKLGLDNKVLLERLKTAGIEAKNHLSVLDAAALQAFEGGNAPVEASEEKVVEEKIEEQRINPGIIRRRRKEVPKADEVPADEPVAAEPESVDTGEEAVAPIEKTDMVEKAAPAAEPVAEAPVPAEEDTAVSEEASSEVETKEPVAEVKAEPEAKAPPAPQVSEEVEKPKVTEKSEKEEKEEKPKAAAVQEATASQAKILGRVELSQLAPAKKATPAKPSRPRPARGNGSPRPQERPTQVVPPEVLVQEETSRAGKKKKGKGSGPRENDLRDGGRGRRPKREIFEPDRDRRPRRGKKGAKPVQKTEVTTSKAIKRIIRISDVITVGELAKRMGIKANDLIKELMRQGSMVTINHPLDYETAALLATEFNHEVENVAFDEDIILEDVGIESDASEDSSNLQTRPPVVTIMGHVDHGKTSLLDAIRTTDVTAGEAGGITQHIGAYDVELDGRKITFLDTPGHEAFTAMRARGAEATDIVVLVVAADDGVMPQTKEAINHSKAAGVPIIVAVNKIDKPGADPNRVKQELTEFEMVPEDWGGDTIFVEVSAKEHTNLESLLEMILLQAEVLELQANPIKRAKGIIVEARLDKGRGPVATVLVQEGTLRIGDPIVSGVNFGRVRTMTDDRGCQLEEAGPSCPVEVTGLSGTPDAGEPFHAVENEKAAKDVAGHRQRKLREAELASSSKISLDQLYARLQEGDVKELKVIIKGDVQGSVEAVKDTLGKLSTDACRLVVIHSAVGGIIESDVSLAAASDAIILGFNVRPEPKANAQADLDGVDIRLYNIIYDAVEDIRNAMEGLLAPIFKEKELGRVEVRETFHVSKVGTIAGCYVTDGKIVRGAQVRLVRDNIVVWEGKMSSLKRFKDDVKEVTNGYECGISLENYNDIKVGDVIEAFEMEATKATL